The following nucleotide sequence is from Terriglobus sp. RCC_193.
GGCTGGCCGCCGCCGAACCCACCGCAGCAGGCGGCGGACGCAATGGACGCGGACGCGGCGGTATGCAGCTTCATATCAGTGAAGCGCTCGCACCCAATCCCACAGAACCGGCCATCACCGCTGGCGAAGGATGCTCCAGCAGCAGCCCGCGCTGGTCACACGATGGTCATACCCTTGCCTTCGTGGCCACCTGCGCCGACGGCCAGCCGCAGCTCTGGCTTCGTTCCGCAGACGGAGCGGTAAAGCAGCTTACCCACATCAAGGGCACGCTCACCTCGCCCACCTGGGCACCGGACGGCTCCTCCATCGCCTTCCTCTACGTGGAAAACGCCACGCGTTCGGCAGGCGCTCTCGCCGCCATGAAACCGCCTGCAGGCATCGTTGGTCAGGACGGCGTGGAGATTCAGTGGGTCGCTTCCGCTGACATCAAGACCGGCGACCTCACCATCCTCACGCCGAAGACTCTGCACGCCTACGAGTACGACTGGGCACCCGATGCAAAACACATCGCCTTCATCGCGTCGAACCCGCCGGGCGAAAACACCTGGTGGATTGCGCAGATGTACATCGCGCCCACCGGTCAGCCGGATGCAGCAAAATCTATCCTGAATCCCGTCACGGTGGGCGGCTCACTTCACGGCCTGCAGATCGCCGTGCCGCGCTATTCGCCGGATGGCAAGAACATCGCTTTCATCGGCGGCCTGATGTCCGATCAGGGTTCCACCGGTGGCGACATCTACCTGATGAGCGCCGATGGCAACGGCCTGCAGAACCTGACACCCGGCCGCAAAGACACGCCCGTTTACGTTGCGTGGGCTGACTCCGATCACATCCTGTTCTCTGCCTATCAGTCCGGCAAAACGCACCTCGGCGTTCTCGGCACCAACAAGACGGAAGTCCTGCAACTCTGGACGGCGCAGCAATCCGTTGCCAGCGGTCGCGCCGCAGCATCCTTTTCGTTCTCCCCCTCGGCGAAGATCGCAGCGTTCGTTTCCGCTGGACCGGAACAAGCACCCGAGATTTACATCGGCACCACGCATGGGGCCAATGCCGTCACGCGCCTGAACGTCAACGCAACCAAACCCGCCACAAAGACCCTTTCTCTTGAGTGGGACAACGAGGGCTATCACGTACAGGGCTGGCTCACGCTTCCGGAGAACTACGATCCGGCGAAGAAGTACCCCATGATCGTCAGCGTTCACGGAGGCCCCTCGTCACAGGTTGGTCCGTCCTTCGGTGGTGCAGGGGCGGGTCTGTACGCGCACCTCGGCTACTTCTACTTCACCGCCAACCCGCGCGGCTCATTCGGTCAGGGTGAAGCCTTCGTGCAGGCCAACCGTAAGGACTTCGGCTACGGCGATCTTCGCGACATCCTGAAAGGCATCGACACCGTCGAGAAGCAATACTCCGTCGACGACCATCGCCTGGGCCTTACCGGCTGGAGCTACGGCGGCTTCATGAGCATGTTCGCCATCACGCAGACGCATCGCTTCCGCGCCGCCGTTGCGGGTGCTGGCATCAGCAACTGGCAGAGCTACTACGGCGAAAACTCCATCGACCAATGGATGGTCCCGTTCTTCGGAGCCAGCGTCTATGACGCACCCGAAGCCTACGCGAAATCTTCCGCGATCAACTTCATCAAGAATGTGGAGACACCGGAACTCATCCTTGTGGGTGATCGCGACGGCGAATGCCCCGCACCGCAGAGCTATGAGATGTGGCACGCGCTGAAAGCTCTCGGCAAGAAGACGGAGCTGGTGGTCTATCCCAACGAGGGCCACGGCTTCTCCAACCCGCTGCACAACCAGGACCGCACAGCACGTACGGTTGCATGGTTTGAAGACAACATGAAGTAGTCGCAAAAAAACAACAGGGCGGATGCGAACACCGATTCGCATCCGCCCTTTTCGTTGCCGAGTAAATACGGGCAAAACAGACAGCAGACACACACATGGTGCCGTGGTATACCGGCAGACGTTGAAGCAGCAAGGGGGCGTCCTGAGATCCCTATGACACGTCTGCAGCTCATCGTCGGAGGTACCATCCTTGCCTGTGTATCGGGCATTGTGCCGCCCGCCGCCCTGTATTACTTCAGCCGCAACCGCGCGCTTGAACTGGAACATGAACACCTGACCCGGTACGCGCGATGGACAGTACAGCGGGCGCAATCCACGCTCGACGATGCAACCTCCGCTCTGAATCAGTTGGAGCCGAGGCATTTCCCAGACTGCTCCAGGGAACATATCGATGCGATGCGGGATGCGGTACTCCTGCACCGTACCGTGGATGAGATGGGCTTTTATGTAAATGGCTCGGTGGTCTGCACCTCATGGGGAATTGTCGATAAGCCAGTACCAGAAAGGCCTGCGAACTATGTGACAAAGTCAGGCATTGGGATTCGTGTCCGGTCAGCTCCGAAGGCCACGGGTGTCCCGCGAGTGGTGACTATGGCGTCCAGGTCACACTTTGCCCAGATCGACGCCAATCTGATGATCGATATCCCCACGGAAAACAATATGTCGCTGGCGTTGGCCGATGGCAGAGGCAACGTCATGGCCATGTTCAACAGTCCAGCCGTGGGCGTCGTCCGACAGGCCATTGTCGGTGCTCCTATGGGCAAGGTGGGCAACCTGATCTATTCCAGCTTCCGCACGCCGGACTGGGTCGGCGTAGCCATTGAGGACAGCAGTTACACAGATGTCGCCTTTCGCCGCCAGCGGTTTTATCTTCTGCCCCTGGGTCTGGTGCTTGCGGCAATTGTGGCGGGTTCCGTTATAGTGGCACTTCGCCACCGTCTTTCCCCTGTCGCGGAGCTTCAGACCGCGATCCGCAAACGTGAATTCGTCGCCTATTACCAGCCCATTGTGGAGTTGGAAACAGGACGGTGCGTTGGCGCAGAGGCCCTTGTCCGGTGGAAGCAGCCCGACGGTACTCTGATGGCTCCTGACCTCTTCATCCCACTGGCGGAACAGAGCGGTCTTATCGCAGGCATTACGGATCTGGTCATTCAGGACGTGGTACGCAACATGGGGCGCCTGCTGCGCAGCGAATCCGGCTTCCACATTGCGATCAATCTATCGGCGGAGGATGCTGAAACCGGGCGCCCGCTGGACTCCCTGTTCGCCATTTTGCGTGCGAATAATATCAATCCGAGCCGCATCTGGCTGGAAGTTACGGAACGTGCTTTCATGCACCCTGATGTGGCACGCAAATCTCTCATGCGAGCGCGTCGCAACGGTCATTCCATCCTGATCGACGACTTCGGCACAGGCTATTCCAGCCTCTCCCTGCTGAGTTCTTTGCCGCTCGATATCCTCAAGATCGACAAGTCGTTTGTTGACGCCATTGGCACGGACTCCGCAACCAGCCTGGTAACACCGCACATCATTGAGATGGCCTGCCAGCTAAATTTACAGCTCATTGCGGAAGGCATTGAAATGGAAGACCAGGCCGCATTCTGCCGCCGTCAAGGCGTTCAGTTCGGGCAGGGATGGTTGTTTGCCAGGGCTATGCCAGATAGAGAGTTCCTTCGTTACTTTCATACCCACCGAACACGTCGCAATGCAGTTTCACCGGTGTCGGACCGCCAGGGGGAATCCGCAGATGCAACATAAAACGCCTCATTTCCAGATTTCGCACCAAAAATGACCCGCAGGTCATCGAATCTTATGTTGTGAAGAAACTTCGTATCGCCGCCATCAGCTTCCTGAACCCCGCGCCGCTGCTTTATGACTTTGAGCACGCGCCGCAACGGGAGCGCCTCGCCGCCCGCTACGACATCCACTACACTTTGCCCTCGCAGTGCGCTGCGCAGTTGGCCAGCGGAGAGGCCGACCTCGGCCTGGTGCCGATCGCGTCACTGCCGCTCATTCCCGGCATTACCGCCGTTCCCGGATGCACCATCGCATCGCTGGAGGCTGTCCGCTCCATTCAACTCGTCGTACGTCCCGGCATGAAGCTGGAAGAGATTCGCACACTGGCCACGGATGCCGCCTCACGGTCTTCTGCCGCCTATATCCGGCTGCTTCTGAAACACTTCTACGGCAATACGCCGACCGTACACGAAGAAGACGCGAACCTGGCGCACATGCTCACCACCAGCGACGCGGCCCTGCTCATCGGCGATCCCGCTCTGCTGGCCCTGGAAGAACACAATCGCCAGCACCACTTCCCCGACCACACCTGGATTGACGTTGCGAAGCTCTGGCGCAAACACACGCAGCTTCCGTGGGTAGCTGCGGTTTGGGCCGTTCGCACCGCAGCCCTGGAAGAAACCGGCATTACGCCACAGCGACTCACCCGCGATCTTCAGCAATCGCGCGATGCCGGGCTGGAACACATCGAAGACCTGGTCAAAGAATGGACACCCCGCCTGCCGCTGTTGCCGGAGACCATGCGTCACTATCTCTCAGAAAACATCCACTACATCCTCGACGCGGAGTGCCTCACAGCGATCCACCGCTTCTTCTATCTCGCGGAAAAGACCGAAATTCTGCCCGCCTACAGGTTCCAGCTCCTGAACGAGCCGAAGTAACACCTGCGACTCCCAGAAGCACTCGCAAAACAAGCGAGTGTCAAATGACCATCCAGCGAGACTTCGCGACAGAAAAACGCGTCCTAACCAATTAGGATGATGGCTCTGCTCAAAAACCCCTTGGCAAACGGCATAAAGCATCGCCACGCCTACACGCCGACCAATCGCGTCACGCGCTACTTCTTCAGTTTGGGGCTGCTGGGCCTGTTCTTCATCAGCGTTATTGATTCCTCGCCGATCCCGCTGCCCATCCCCGGCTCCTCCGACATCCTTGTCACGCTGCTCGCCGCCCAGCGACAGGAGTGGCTCGTGGTCACCCTCATTGCCACGCTGGGCTCCGTCGTCGGCGCGGCCATTTCGTATCATGCAGGCCGCATCGGCGGTTTCGCACTTATGGATAGATATGTGCCGCAGCGATTCCGTGATCGGATGCGTCGCTGGACAGAGGAACACGCCATCCTGTCCACCGCACTACCTGCGATTCTTCCGCCACCCGCGCCGCTCATGCCGTTTCTCATCGCGGCGGGCGCATTGAAGATGCCGCCGTCAAAGTTCTATTCCAGCTTCACCATCAGCCGGTTCTTTCGTCATGCTTTCTTTGCGTGGCTCGGCATGCATTACGGTCGACACATCATGCGGGCCTATCTTCATTTCGCTGAGAAATACGGGTGGATTCTGCTGGTGGCGGTATGGGGATCAGTCCTCTTCGGCGCTATCTACGCCATTGTGAAACTGCGCCAGAACCGCCTTCACCAACAGAGTGCAACTCCATCCACCGCCGCAGCCGCCTGAGGTACCCTCACTTCAGGGGGTTCTCATGCGTCCGGCAATCCTCGCCTTTACTCTGGCCGTCACCACCACCGCCCTCGCGCAAACACCGCTGACCGCACCGCCCGACGCCCGCTTTGAAGTTGCCACCATCAAGCCCGGCACTCCCGGCGAAAACTCCGGCATCCGTTTCCTCGCCAGCTTCACGCAGGTCTTCACCCAGAACACGTCTGTCACCGATCTGCTCAAGTACGCCTACGGACTCCACGGCGACCAGATCATCAGCGGCCCGGAAGACCTCATGCATCGCGGCTACGCCATCAACGCCGTCGTCAGCGCAGACACACCCACAAAACCCAACGCAGACCTGCTCAAGCAAATGCTCCGCAACCTCCTCGCCGACCGCTTCGGCCTCACCTTCCACCCGGACACGCGCGAGCTCCCCGTCTACGTCCTCACCGCCGACACCCCACACCTCAAGCCCACCGAACAAACCATGCCCATGACCACCGGCGGCTACGATAAGGGCCATCTCTTCGTCGGCAACGGCGCCCTGCGAGAACTCGCGGCCTACCTCCAGCGTTTCGTCACCAACCGTCCCGTCCTCGACAGAACCGGCATCACCGGCCACTTCGACATGGACATCCACTTCACCCCGGATGATGCAGCAGCAGACACCAGCGCCACCGCCACCGAGTACCCCGGCCTCTTCACCGCCATCCGCCAGCAGCTGGGTCTGAAACTCACCGCCACCAAAGCTCCTGCACCTGTCATCATCATCGACAAAATAACCGATCCCACCGCCAACTAGAACGCAATCCGTCCTCGATAACGTCGTTAGCCTGAGCGAAGCGAAGAATCCCAACGAACCCACCGGGCGCCACCACCGCTTATAGCTTTCTGCCACCAAACCCGGGTGCCCCAGGTTCGCGAAGCTAACCTGGGTATCGCTCCGAAGGAGCGATCGTACGAACGAAGTTCGTCATCCTGAGCGAAGCGTATCAACCCGAAAGGTCTGCTTCTTCCCCATCCCGGCCACAAACGCAAAAAGCCCGGCGCGAGGCCGG
It contains:
- a CDS encoding prolyl oligopeptidase family serine peptidase; this translates as MRSRFFFAATLAASLLLSATAQRPGSETTNVFTPEMKFFDHPDPRIAEYEQAQRSGTPVRQIGAVELSPDGKKLAWLAAAEPTAAGGGRNGRGRGGMQLHISEALAPNPTEPAITAGEGCSSSSPRWSHDGHTLAFVATCADGQPQLWLRSADGAVKQLTHIKGTLTSPTWAPDGSSIAFLYVENATRSAGALAAMKPPAGIVGQDGVEIQWVASADIKTGDLTILTPKTLHAYEYDWAPDAKHIAFIASNPPGENTWWIAQMYIAPTGQPDAAKSILNPVTVGGSLHGLQIAVPRYSPDGKNIAFIGGLMSDQGSTGGDIYLMSADGNGLQNLTPGRKDTPVYVAWADSDHILFSAYQSGKTHLGVLGTNKTEVLQLWTAQQSVASGRAAASFSFSPSAKIAAFVSAGPEQAPEIYIGTTHGANAVTRLNVNATKPATKTLSLEWDNEGYHVQGWLTLPENYDPAKKYPMIVSVHGGPSSQVGPSFGGAGAGLYAHLGYFYFTANPRGSFGQGEAFVQANRKDFGYGDLRDILKGIDTVEKQYSVDDHRLGLTGWSYGGFMSMFAITQTHRFRAAVAGAGISNWQSYYGENSIDQWMVPFFGASVYDAPEAYAKSSAINFIKNVETPELILVGDRDGECPAPQSYEMWHALKALGKKTELVVYPNEGHGFSNPLHNQDRTARTVAWFEDNMK
- a CDS encoding EAL domain-containing protein, whose protein sequence is MTRLQLIVGGTILACVSGIVPPAALYYFSRNRALELEHEHLTRYARWTVQRAQSTLDDATSALNQLEPRHFPDCSREHIDAMRDAVLLHRTVDEMGFYVNGSVVCTSWGIVDKPVPERPANYVTKSGIGIRVRSAPKATGVPRVVTMASRSHFAQIDANLMIDIPTENNMSLALADGRGNVMAMFNSPAVGVVRQAIVGAPMGKVGNLIYSSFRTPDWVGVAIEDSSYTDVAFRRQRFYLLPLGLVLAAIVAGSVIVALRHRLSPVAELQTAIRKREFVAYYQPIVELETGRCVGAEALVRWKQPDGTLMAPDLFIPLAEQSGLIAGITDLVIQDVVRNMGRLLRSESGFHIAINLSAEDAETGRPLDSLFAILRANNINPSRIWLEVTERAFMHPDVARKSLMRARRNGHSILIDDFGTGYSSLSLLSSLPLDILKIDKSFVDAIGTDSATSLVTPHIIEMACQLNLQLIAEGIEMEDQAAFCRRQGVQFGQGWLFARAMPDREFLRYFHTHRTRRNAVSPVSDRQGESADAT
- a CDS encoding menaquinone biosynthetic enzyme MqnA/MqnD family protein, encoding MKKLRIAAISFLNPAPLLYDFEHAPQRERLAARYDIHYTLPSQCAAQLASGEADLGLVPIASLPLIPGITAVPGCTIASLEAVRSIQLVVRPGMKLEEIRTLATDAASRSSAAYIRLLLKHFYGNTPTVHEEDANLAHMLTTSDAALLIGDPALLALEEHNRQHHFPDHTWIDVAKLWRKHTQLPWVAAVWAVRTAALEETGITPQRLTRDLQQSRDAGLEHIEDLVKEWTPRLPLLPETMRHYLSENIHYILDAECLTAIHRFFYLAEKTEILPAYRFQLLNEPK
- a CDS encoding YqaA family protein, which produces MANGIKHRHAYTPTNRVTRYFFSLGLLGLFFISVIDSSPIPLPIPGSSDILVTLLAAQRQEWLVVTLIATLGSVVGAAISYHAGRIGGFALMDRYVPQRFRDRMRRWTEEHAILSTALPAILPPPAPLMPFLIAAGALKMPPSKFYSSFTISRFFRHAFFAWLGMHYGRHIMRAYLHFAEKYGWILLVAVWGSVLFGAIYAIVKLRQNRLHQQSATPSTAAAA
- a CDS encoding TIGR03435 family protein, whose protein sequence is MRPAILAFTLAVTTTALAQTPLTAPPDARFEVATIKPGTPGENSGIRFLASFTQVFTQNTSVTDLLKYAYGLHGDQIISGPEDLMHRGYAINAVVSADTPTKPNADLLKQMLRNLLADRFGLTFHPDTRELPVYVLTADTPHLKPTEQTMPMTTGGYDKGHLFVGNGALRELAAYLQRFVTNRPVLDRTGITGHFDMDIHFTPDDAAADTSATATEYPGLFTAIRQQLGLKLTATKAPAPVIIIDKITDPTAN